A single genomic interval of Camelina sativa cultivar DH55 chromosome 11, Cs, whole genome shotgun sequence harbors:
- the LOC104726227 gene encoding putative F-box/FBD/LRR-repeat protein At5g56810, which translates to MAMDDARSGIEDVTYADRISELPNDLLFRILSLIPVSNAMSTSQLSKRWKPVWKMLSTLVYDENSCPNVGSVGGFVQFCGRSLQLHDAPLLKTLNLKLRKHSDSLDSLFSTPNNIQYSTLVEMSITSTTYPCYYSTISFPNLNVFQTLAVLKLQGHILVDVVESPVCFQSLKSLYLKCVKFESEDSFSTLLSACPVLEDLFIQRTCSVGSFVFTISVPSLQRLSFTKEQSYYADDKAIVEITAPSLKYLKIFDRVGCYSFVVDMSKLVEADVKVNLSKNEKLPKVLTSVEHLSLDLYPSMVFHLTDRFISKQLLHLELDIYDNFRSNLLMSLLKDLPSLRALKLNHQHPNYTVDDQPCSVSKPSSVPKCLSFHLETFEWIGYAGTYEEIEAAVYVLKNARCLKNATISLYSRGMENDQLMIKELESMSKASTMCQLLVKF; encoded by the exons ATGGCGATGGATGATGCAAGATCTGGAATCGAAGACGTTACGTACGCAGATAGGATCAGTGAATTACCTAACGATTTGCTTTTCCGAATACTCTCACTAATCCCGGTAAGCAATGCGATGTCCACAAGTCAATTGTCTAAACGATGGAAACCTGTATGGAAGATGTTGTCAACTCTTGTGTATGATGAAAACTCTTGTCCCAACGTTGGTTCCGTTGGAGGTTTTGTCCAATTCTGTGGCAGGTCCTTGCAATTACATGATGCTCCacttctcaaaaccctaaatctcaaACTTAGGAAACACTCTGATTCCTTAGATTCTCTGTTTTCAACCCCAAATAATATTCAGTATTCCACTCTCGTTGAGATGTCAATCACTTCTACTACTTATCCTTGTTATTACAGTACTATCAGTTTCCCAAACCTCAATGTATTCCAAACACTAGCTGTCTTGAAACTACAAGGCCATAttcttgttgatgttgttgagtCTCCCGTTTGCTTCCAATCCCTGAAAAGTTTGTACCTCAAGTGTGTTAAGTTCGAGTCGGAAGACTCTTTCTCCACTCTTTTATCGGcttgtcctgttcttgaagatctcTTCATCCAAAGAACCTGCAGTGTAGGCAGTTTTGTGTTCACCATATCAGTTCCTTCTCTACAGAGATTATCTTTCACTAAAGAACAAAGCTATTATGCTGACGACAAGGCCATCGTCGAGATTACTGCTCCTTCGTTGAAGTACTTGAAGATCTTCGATCGCGTAGGTTGTTACAGTTTTGTTGTGGATATGTCTAAGTTGGTGGAGGCAGATGTTAAAGTTAATCTGTCAAAGAATGAGAAGCTTCCTAAAGTTCTTACTTCGGTTGAACATCTTTCCCTAGATTTATATCCTTCAATG GTTTTTCATCTTACAGATAGATTCATCTCCAAGCAGCTTCTTCATCTGGAATTAGACATTTACGACAACTTTAGGTCGAATCTACTTATGAGTTTGCTGAAAGATTTACCGTCTTTACGAGCACTAAAGCTCAACCAC CAACATCCCAACTATACTGTCGATGATCAACCGTGTTCAGTCTCTAAACCGAGCTCGGTTCCTAAATGCTTGAGCTTCCATCTCGAGACTTTTGAGTGGATAGGCTACGCAGGAACATATGAAGAGATAGAAGCTGCGGTTTACGTTTTGAAAAACGCTCGTTGTTTGAAGAATGCTACAATATCTCTGTATTCAAGAGGCATGGAGAATGATCAGTTGATGATTAAGGAGTTGGAATCTATGTCTAAGGCTTCAACCATGTGTCAgcttttagttaaattttag
- the LOC104728945 gene encoding putative FBD-associated F-box protein At5g56820, with protein sequence MKAPRLGSEEVLCSDRISHLPNDLLFRILSFIPARHAISTSLLSKRWKFVWKMMPTFDLHENYIPEIDSLRIEIFWGMYLQSLEAPVLTSLNLTVRSSSRNIIDRLLSKIQSTILEITITSIFPMFISIRFSWYLNFCQTLVVMKLQYIEVDIEVVDVLTPVCFRALKCLHLTDVIYSRKEYFPTLLSACPVLEDLYLLIETNRCNRLDSFTISVPSLQRLTICEETFSRTMYAINTPSLNYLKVAGGFLSSSKFVEDMPMLAESHVDNDYENKNKNILRFLTSVERLSIHFFSSMVLDLTDSIFHRLLHLELYLDNGLHGNLILSLLKHSPNLKALKVNNKKPSKSLNDQQTPVSKPDTVPECLTFHLETLEWRGYVGRSEDKEIAEYILENARCLNMAMISRFFPSDHYRHRNGLKKDRRIVKELKYIYKASPSCQLVIQRQHNP encoded by the exons ATGAAAGCTCCAAGATTAGGAAGTGAAGAGGTTTTATGTTCGGATAGGATTAGTCACTTACCTAACGATTTGCTTTTCCGAATACTTTCGTTTATTCCGGCAAGACATGCCATCTCCACGAGCTTATTGTCTAAACGATGGAAGTTTGTGTGGAAGATGATGCCAACATTTGATCTTCATGAAAACTATATTCCCGAAATTGACTCCCTTCGAATTGAAATTTTTTGGGGCATGTACTTGCAATCACTTGAAGCTCCGGTTCTTACGAGTTTGAATCTCACAGTTAGGAGTTCTAGCAGAAATATTATAGATCGTCTGTTATCAAAAATTCAGTCCACTATTCTGGAGATCACAATCACTTCTATTTTTCCAATGTTCATTTCTATCAGATTCTCATGGTATCTTAATTTCTGCCAAACACTTGTCGTGATGAAACTCCAATACATTGAAGTTGACATTGAAGTTGTGGATGTTTTAACCCCGGTTTGTTTCCGGGCCTTGAAATGTTTGCATCTCACCGACGTGATATACTCACGCAAAGAATATTTTCCCACTCTTTTATCAGcttgtcctgttcttgaagatctaTATCTCTTAATCGAAACAAACCGCTGTAACCGTCTTGACTCGTTTACCATATCTGTCCCTTCCTTACAGAGATTGACTATATGTGAAGAGACATTCTCCCGCACCATGTATGCGATAAATACTCCTTCTTTGAACTACTTAAAAGTTGCGGGTGGTTTTCTCTCTAGCTCTAAGTTTGTTGAGGATATGCCCATGTTAGCTGAGTCACATGTTGATAATGATTAtgaaaataagaataagaacATCCTGAGATTTCTTACCTCTGTTGAACGTCTTTCAATACACTTTTTCTCTTCAATG GTTCTGGATCTTACCGACAGTATCTTCCACCGCCTTCTTCATCTCGAGCTGTATTTGGACAACGGACTTCATGGGAATCTAATTCTGAGTTTGCTCAAACATTCTCCTAATCTAAAAGCTCTCAAAGTCAACAACAAG AAACCTTCAAAATCTCTCAATGATCAACAGACACCTGTTAGTAAACCGGATACTGTTCCTGAGTGCTTGACCTTCCATCTTGAAACTCTTGAGTGGCGAGGATATGTAGGAAGATCGGAAGATAAAGAAATAGCTGAATACATTTTGGAAAACGCTCGTTGTCTAAACATGGCTATGATCTCTCGGTTTTTCCCCTCTGATCACTATCGCCATCGTAACGGCCTGAAGAAGGACCGGAGGATCGTGAAggagttaaaatatatatataaggcgTCACCTTCATGTCAACTTGTAATTCAGCGCCAGCATAATCCGTAG